A window of Rhinolophus ferrumequinum isolate MPI-CBG mRhiFer1 chromosome 23, mRhiFer1_v1.p, whole genome shotgun sequence genomic DNA:
CAAATCGGGACAGTTAAAAGGATTACCCAATAACATATTCAACACTTGTGACCATCTAACACTTGGCGGTCAGCGGGTGGTCAGTGGCTGTCCCTcggctgcctccctccctcccagagccGCAGCCTCTGCAGGCTGCAGACTCAATGATTGCAATGCTGGCTGCGTGCCACCTGCCCCCACTCTGAAAAGCTGGGTCCCAGACTCTCAGCTCAGGGACAGCAGGTGGGGGAAGACAGCACCCGTGAGCCCAACAGCAAACATCTGTCTACTCTTAGGGGCAGCCCAGTTTCTTCTTAGGTCAGTAACAGGACACTGTGGAATTGTGTATTTAACTTGCCTCTTTAAACCATTTGTTGCCACCAATTCAAAAACAGACTTGACACAATCAAATTAGATCCAACACAAAGTAAGATTTCCTCACAACTGGTGCTTTTGATTTGATCAACCTTTGGAAATTCTTTTGGTTCCATTAGCATTACAATTATTGACAGAGTCAAACTGGGCCACTTTGGGCTCCTTAAATGAATCAGCCTGTTTGCATTTGGAGCTGAAAGGGATGCTGGGAACGTCTCATGCAGCTACAGCTACTTCATTTTCcatgtaaagaaactgaggcagaggggtGCTGGGTCTGACCCCAGGCTGCCAGCTGCCCATCTCTGGGGCATGAAGATTTAGGAAACAGTCATTAATGCCCAAATCTTGCACAGCAGGACAAGGAACCTCATTCTGGAGCATGGGATTAAGGATGTAATTGGAGAATCTCATCCCCTTTGCCTAAGAGAAACAAGCACAGCACTTGAGCTGGCATGAGACGTCACTGGCCTCTGGAAGCTTCATTTGATTTTAGTGATTTGTTAATAGATTACCTTTCTGTTGAGACATACTTGTCCCAACACCATGGTTTCTGCTCAGTTTCTTCTCAATAGTGTCCCTCTGCGTGGAGAACAGTCATAATACAGACAAATTAAGTAAAATCCAggcagattattttaaaaaggccTAATTCTTACCAACACTTAAATTTCAGCTTCCTTCCTCATTAAACCTCTATCACAGCTGCTAAAATTGAGGGCTAAAGAGTAAAGGGCTGCAAGCAATTTGGGGGCGGGAAGCTTCTAGTACATTAAAGAAGCATCTTAAAACAATTCCAAACTTTAAAATTCCCAATTCTTGAGTTCTGATAAACATAGATTAAGTTTGTTTGCTAACCTTTAGAACTAAACCTACGACAGACTGTTGGCAGCACACAGTATCTGAACATTGCTACATGATTTTCCAACTCAAAAAGTTCAGTAAGAGCACCTTTGTccaagaaaaagcaaatttccATTAAGCATGTGATTAATGTAGTAAAgcaaaaaatcctaaatattgGAGCATACCATCACATTCAACtagctttctcctcttcctcttccctctctccatttGAAATATTATGACTGGCAGGTAATTCACCGATGTGGTCAACTCTAATAAGGTTTGCTTTTTTTGAGAATTTCCCCCCCAGACAGACCCCACCTAAGTTGAAAGGGCTAGTGAGGGCATTCAAATGCTAACTGCAGTTTAGCCGGGGAGACAAAGGGCCGGCTGCGAGACTGGAGAGTTGGGAATACTTGGAGAACTTGCCAGAACCGGCTCTGGGAAAGAAAGGCCACAGAACACCAGCAGCGCCTCAGGTAGAAAGAGGATTTGAAGCGTCTCTGTAGCAAAATCCCCACCCCCCCTCGGGTGGCTTCTGGGCACTTTCCCAGGGGTTTGATACATTCCTGTTGTTCTGTATGGTCCTAAGGGCTTTTCCACCCTACAGCCAGGATGGAAGGACagaagttgggggaggggagctgagagggggagggtgtgtgtgtgtgggtaacAGGTTTTCACAATCGGTTTATGGAAGACAGTGTCTGAAAGGTGGCTATTTGTGTGCTCCTCGCTGGCGACTGCCGCCCGCCCCCATCATGAACCTGTACACAGCTTACAGTTAAGAAAGCCAGCCTCCCCATAGGCAGCTTCTGTTGAAAAAGCAGGCCAAGACTGGAGTGAGAGGGGTGGGCTGGGCACCGAGGACTTTTATGAAACTTGGTTATTCATCCTGCAACAAGGCAACAAGCTAATTTCCCTAATGAAGACCCTAGCTCTGCAGGAAAACCAGGGGAAAGTAGCCCCCACACTGAAAAGCACACCCCCAAAAGCCCGGAACCCCCACACTGAAAAGCACGCCCCAGAAGCCCCCAACCATGGCTGCTTCACCTGTTCCCGGGAGACCTTTTACTTAGTGAACTCAGGCTGTTAGGACGTTGCCAGAGGAAAAACAGCACAATGCTAAGCCCCGGGACACAACCTGGCTGTTGAAGTAGGAATTTCAGCTTGGGGGCTTCGTTTCACAAAGACCATTTCACACTTGCAAGCCAGTGGCAGGGCACCAGGGCACCTCTGACCCTCCTGCGAGTCCTCAGGCCTCCAGACTTATGACACTTCCACACTGCCCGGGGCAGCCCCCTGCTAACAACCTGCCCGCCAGGATTTACTAGTGAAGACCACAACTGGCAGGCATGCATGCAGCAGTCCTAGCCAGCGGCGCATAACTAAGTTCCGGGGTGCTGTGACGCCTTCCCTAGTAGGGATGAGACCGGGAAGGAAGACCATTTAAAGTGTCTTCCTTCTGGCCGCATCCTTTTCTTAGGAGTCTAAGAGCCCGACTGTCTTTTCAAGCCTTGAAACACTTgacatttccccccaaatcatTCTCATCAGAATAGTTCAAACTGGCGCAAAAACGAGACTCGCGCGCACCAAGATCGATTTCCAAATCGGGAGAGGTTTTGTAAATACATTTCACTCATCAATCTTTTCCCCCAGGATTGGCGAGAACTGCACACTTTCCTCACCGAACATGCGCTACCGGACTGCGGCCGGTTTTGTGCCAGGACACCAGGCAGTTTCACCTCCAGGTTAGATTCCAAACTTAGCTCCATCCCAGCTGAAAATGGCCGGGGCGCgccacctcccctcccatccccGAGGCAGCTTCTGCAGCCCTCTCTCGACCGGCCCCTGCCCCCTCTCGACCGACAGCCCAACCACTTGCGTCGGATCCAGACCCCTTCCCCAGCACCGAGGGTACGACGCTCTTTGGGGACGCCTTGTAGGATATCCTGATGCAGACTGCGGCCCCCCGCTCTAGCCCGTGCCTTGTTCCGCTTTACCTTTCCGCTCAGGCACCTCACCGGCCTCTCACCCCGTCTCTTCCACCCCCAGGGCCTTGCGCAAACAGCCGGGGCCTCTCCAGCCACGCTGCACCCAGCTCCGTCACCGGACCAGCTGCGCCAAGAGGTTGGCGATACCCCGACGTGAACAAGTCCGCGCCACCAACTGTGGTGGCCCGTAGAGGCGACCCCGAGACTCCTTTACCTCCTCTGCCTGCCCTCTAAGTACAGGTACTCCCGGGGAACAGCCTGCCGCCGCTCTGAGAGGTCGGCCCTAGGTCGCGCGAGCAGGTGCGCACACTTTGCGGCGGTCTCCGGCCGGGCAAGCGCCCGGAACGGGCCGTGGCGGCCAGGGCTGGCACACAGCCGCAGGGGACACTGGCACCGAGGATCCCGAGGCTCCAAATTGGCAGCGCCGGGACTTGGGCTCCAGGCTCTGAGTGCCTGAAGCGCCGCGCGCGCCTTTCCCCGGAGCCAGCGGTCTCCGGAGTTCCAGCCCAATCCCAGCCCGATTACTTTCCGCACATTGCAACAGTGTCACTGCGGCGCGGCTGCTCTCGCTTTGTGAAAGTTGGCGCGCGCACCTCGCAACCACGTTTCGGGCGCCCGCCAAAGCCCTCTGGTTTGAGACTAGCCCctctaagaggaaaaaaaacgcAGAAAACAAGTGACTTACCCGTGCCTTTTGGGTGCGCAGCTCGAAGCCTGGGGCGCGCCCCGGATTCAGTCGTGCGTCCTGGACACCAGCTCGGAGACCTCAGGCTGTCTCCAGCGGGGCACGAGGAGCGCCCCGCCGTCCAACAAGCCTTTGGCCACCGGGGTGCCTCCGGCGCCCTGGGGAGGTTTGGGGAGCCCTTCCCAGCTCGCCCTGGCCCCCCATTTCTCGGTGGCTGAGCCTGCTCTCTTCCCGCCTTCTTCCTAAcctgcctttccttctccctcccttcctcccaccgcTCCCAGAACGACCCCAGACTCCCCAGTTTTGCGGTGGGCAACCAACCTGAATCAAAGAAAACAAGGAGAATCTGGACGGCGTCCTCCATTAGTGACGCCGGATGGGGATGGGGCCCCTTTTGGAAGGGGACTCCGGGGATGGGTCGCGGCGAGTGGGCTTCTTGGGCTTGCAGCGGCGCTTCTGCTTCTCCTCTTTTGGCTGCTCGGACTCTTCGGGGTCCCTCGGATCCTTGTCCTCGGGCTGCTCCCCctctctggggctctggggcTCCCGAGTGCTGGACTGCGCGCGACTAGGAGAGGCGTCGGGGCTCCGCAGCCTCAGAGCTTGGAGGCGTTCGGTGAGAGACTGGCCCACGGTGCTGTGCTTGGGCACCACGGGGCCGCGCTCGTCCTCGGGCTCGGTCTCGGGCTCAGTGGTGGGGGCGGTCTCAGGCTCGGTCTCGAAGTCGGTCTCGGACTCGATTTCAGATTCGGTCTCGGATTCGTAGTCGAACTCTTCCTCGTACTCCAGGCACTCGGGGAGGGACAGGTCGAGGTCTGTTTCCTCCTGCTCTTGGTCAGAGTCGGGGGGCTCGGGGAACACCTGGGCAGCGGAGCGGTGGTGGGCGTTAAGGAAGCTCCGGCGCTGCTGGGCGGCCGCGCGCTGCTGGGCGCGGGCGTTGGAGGTGGCGAGGGCGCGGAGGAGCGCGATGGAGCAGGAGAGCCAGAGGAGCGCGGTGGCTGCCCGGCGGCCAATGGGTGGGCACAGATCGCTGTAATTGTGGCGAGCTCGGCGCCACTGCTGAGCCCGGGACCTACGATCCATTCTCTTAGGCACACACCGAGAAGCCCACCCGCCCTCTGGCTCTGCAGAGAGCGGCTCCGACGCGCATTGGCTGCTAGAGCCGAAAAAGGTGCACCTTACGAGGTGAGAAGCTGGGTCCGGAGGTCCCAGTCCCACCTCGGGGTAAGGGCAAAAAAGGAAGAACCTACCTTCCTGACCACTCAACTTTCTAAAGCTCCGCGCCTCTGCTTGCCTCTCTGAGCAAAAAAGAAGGGATGGGGAAACGGGAGGAAAAGTATCTCCTCCCGGGCTCCTCTCTCCAAGTCTCAGACTCTGCGGTCTAAGACCCGGGAGAGGTGCCTCCGCTGGTCCTCTCGcctgggagaggaaagaggagactGAGGCGAGGACAGACGGGGTGGAGAGGTTCTGCAAAGTTGCGCGCCCGGACTTCTGCCGGGCATGTGCAGTAAGGAGGCGGGGGCACCTCCCGGCGAGCTCCGCGGCGGCGCCGAGTCCGTGGCACAGACCCTAGTGGGCCGGCAGGTGGCAGGAGGGAACCTTGTTTGAAAGATTTTGAGCGAAGCGAGAGGCGGGGGTGCCTGGCGGATGCCAaagagcgagcgagcgagcgaacGAGCTACAGGTTAGAGGACTCGGGCGGCAGGGCATGGGTCCTCCATGGGTCCGTACCCCTCCCCAACTTCTGCAGTGTCATCGATAAAATGAACAAAGCCGGAAGCAGCTCGAAGCACGAGGAATGTCCTGTGGACATCGGGGAAATGGGGTCTGTACAGTATTAATGGTCCAGCCGCGGGCATTTTCCAAAGGCTCAATAGTTTGAGGATGGTAACCGCAGGCAGTGGTTAATCAGGGACCCACCTTTGGCAGATCTGTTACAATGACTATAATTTGAgaagtttcaagaaaaaaacaaaacccagccccCAGTCTCAATCGGCTCTTTACCTCACGGACAAATAAGCGGCTTCCTGCAGACGGTCTGCGGGAGACTGGGTGATGGTTCACACGTCTGCAGGCCCCCGGGTGGACTGCCAGGGGCTCTGGCTGAGAACACGTGCTGGAAGACAGACTTTAATTAGCTGGCATCACCACCTAAGGGCAGTATTTCCCGCGCTGATACGCAGTAGGTACAACCAGTTCTCTGCCCCTGTGGGGTGCTCAGGGACGTCAGCTAGCAAGGGCACCTCAGGGGTACCCCTTAAAGCTCCTCCATGGATAGGTTTTCaacagcattcattcattcaacaaatatttatagaatgccTAGCGTATGCCGagctctgtgctaggtgctgaaggtagagtgaaaagaagaaaaacaatcttCCAGCGAGGGCAGGATGGTTCGGGTTCATCTGTAAATCAAAGCGTCAGACCACTCAGAATCCTTCTTTACCCACTGCCATTGTTTATTCCAGCTTGAATTCTACATGAGAAAACTGTTGGCTCAACCAGAGCAATAGTTGGGGCCAGGGAACAGCTAGGCACCCCTAGATCATGTTGTTGAACCCCAAAGGCTAAAAGGTTAGAGGGAGTCAGTGCAGTTCCTTTTCAGCCCTGGAAAATCACGAAGGCTCCATGTCTTCCTGGAGGGGATCCTGGGGTGACCCTTGCTCAGGAAAGCATGGGCCTTTGGGTGCTCTGGAGTTCTATCAGTAACCAGCCTGCTGCCTCTGGGCTGTACCTGCCCTCCCTGTTAAAAGTATGGAGTACCCTTTAGCCACAATGACAAGTCCAAAGGTGGTATAACTCAAAGCAAAACCATCTTCCTAGAATCCATGC
This region includes:
- the LOC117015708 gene encoding neuroendocrine secretory protein 55 translates to MDRRSRAQQWRRARHNYSDLCPPIGRRAATALLWLSCSIALLRALATSNARAQQRAAAQQRRSFLNAHHRSAAQVFPEPPDSDQEQEETDLDLSLPECLEYEEEFDYESETESEIESETDFETEPETAPTTEPETEPEDERGPVVPKHSTVGQSLTERLQALRLRSPDASPSRAQSSTREPQSPREGEQPEDKDPRDPEESEQPKEEKQKRRCKPKKPTRRDPSPESPSKRGPIPIRRH